The following DNA comes from Kluyveromyces lactis strain NRRL Y-1140 chromosome E complete sequence.
GTGTTCGATCACTGGGCCACTCTAGGTACTGACCCATTGGACCCATCCACCAAGGCTGGTGAAATTGTCTTGGCTGCTAGAAAGAGACAAGGTatgaaggaagaagttCCAGGCTGGCAAGAATACTACGATAAGTTGTAATCAAGCTCTTATTGTAGTCTCTCGTTCTCCTTCAATGGAATTTTATATTTGTACAAATACACTCATACCTTATTTTGTATAGCTCCTATCTTAGAAGTCTTTTAATCAGTAAGTATACTTTAATGCAATATACTAACatataaacaaaaaaataagaacaCGTAGTCCATTTCTATTTTCAAAATGGAGAACGATGGGAAGcatttccatttcttttcatcgtGAAATTCGATTCTTTCCCCTTTTCTAACCCATCTGATGTGCTCGGCGTAGTTATGAGCTTGAtctaatttcttttatatttttgtttacattCACGTaaagatcaagaaattaTATCATGGAAGATGAAAAACCTAATCATCGCTGTGCCTGATAGAAGAAATACATAATAGAGGTGATTCCAGGCTGTTCTTACGAGAGCCATTCATAGGGTGTCACATACTTTTGATATCTCCCTCAGTTACAAATGTCCATTCCTAGTGATGCGAAACAGCTTTATGCTGAATTCCTTCAGCAAGAGGTAAACCAGAGTACATCAGCTCATCAAGAAAAGTTAGTGATGGTCTTGAACAGAGCATTGTTTGCCTTAAAGAATTATCCCGACCCTATATATCATCCTAAAGATCTCCTTAAAGTTAAAGGTATTGGACAGACTACTATGAATAAATTATCGAAGCGCCTAAAAACGTATTGCGAAGAGAATGGATATTCTTTCCCTGAGGAGTCAAGCTCAACGGATAACACACAGTCCACTCAGAATGACAGCAACCCCAGTAATACCCAGAAAACAAGAGTACGAACCTTAGAGCCAGAGGAAAATGAAAGCCAGGGTACTAGGAAACGTCGCAAGAAAAAATACATTCCCCGGAATAGAAGCGGCGGTTATGGCATTTTGCTAGGCCTATTAGAATTGGGATGTGATAAGGATGGGACGGCTTGCACACGTAGACAACTTATAGCTGTTGCATCAAAATATTGTGATCAGAGTTACGAGAAAAATCCGTCCACCAAAGAGTTTTATAGCGCCTGGAGCGCcatcaaatcattgaaaactAATGATTTAGTAATAGAACAAGGAAGGCCATCTCAATTCAGCCTAACGGAAGCAGGCACTATATTAGCAGATAGTTTGAAGACAGCCAACAATATTGAGTTTGATGTGTCAAGTGTATACGAGAGGCGACTTAACAGGGGCAACACTCAGAATTCTTTTACAAATGATGAACATGATCATACGGTGAACTTTAGCGGACTTATGAATCACGCAAATATGTCTATCAACGAAAGTGCtaattcttcaagattGTTTCTTGATGCAACGGCAAACTCCAGCAGAATTGAGCAGAATGAAGAACCTGAGGTTTCGGCAGAAATTTCAACACCTATACCAAAGCAAAAGGTATCAAAAGGTCGTTGGAAAGGCGTAAAATACGAGCTCTGGAAACCAGACAGTTACGACATAATTTTACATATTGATCATCGTGAAGTGAGATCGAAAGAAGATAGAGGGTTTTTTGCGAGGAAGCTGTTGCAACGGGGGATAGAAACTGAATCCTCGAGTCTCACGGTGGGCGACATGATATGGCTTGCAAAGCATAAACAATCAGGGCAACAGTGCGCGTTAGATTTCATTGTGGAACGTAAACGATTAGATGATTTGGTTATTAGTATAAGAGACAACAGGTTTTCGGAGCAGAAGAACAGGCTACAGAAGACAGGATGCAAGCACATATTTTACCTCGTGGAAGAGACTACTGGTTATAATGTCAGTGACAGTGCTGATATGATGAAAACGAGTATTTGGACTACAGTAATTTATAATGATTTCCATATTAAACGAACCAGGAATGCTGACACAACCGTGCAATGGCTCACTGATATGTCGTTAATCATCAAAGAGCTTTATTCAAGAAAGTCTCTTGTTGTAATAAACCATGATCATATCACTAATCAGAGCATATACTTAACctcattgaagatgttcCGAACAGAGttcgaaagaaataaagaaattgaatgtTGTCATAACTATGAATCAATGCAATCAGCCATGGTAAAAACAAACCTTATGACGGTAAAGGAACTTTATCTTCGCGCTCTTATGTCAGTTAAAGGTATCTCACTGGAAAAAGCACTAATGATTCAATCCAGATATCCAACGTTCAAAACTCTACTAAAAGCTTATAGAAGATGTGCAGCAGAAGCAGATGCAAAAACATTGATACAAAATGAACTCAAAGATGCACCAGGTAACAGGAAGATAGGAAAATCACTGTCACATACTTTATGGGAAACTTTTGGTAAACTGTGAACTACAAAAATAATACAATCTCATTATttaatgataatttctATAAATGAAGTGGACATCCACGCCATTTTCGAACACTTGACCTATTTCTTCAAGTGATAAACCTTTCACCTCCGGGTACCAAATATAAACGAACAGCCAATTGAATATAGTAAATAAGGCAAAGAGTAGCATCGTATTTTCGTTTCCAATCCTATCTGTGATAGTTAAATAAGTCAAAGACAACACAGAGTTAGTCAACCAATTAGTACAGGAAATCATAGATCCGCCCACAGCTCTTCGGTTCAGGGGTAAAAATTCGACACTGCTCCACGGTACTACTCCCATACCAGTAGCGTAAGCACCAACATAAACAATCACAGATACAACCAATAGCGCTAGGTTATTCAATTCGAAACCAACAGAACATAATAACAAACCTACTGTCATAATCCATATAGTCATGAGTAGCAAGGTTCTTTTTCCCATCGTGTCAATCAACTTCATTGCTAGTAaggtgaaagaaaaatttgtAAACGCAACGATGATTGCCGGAACTAAAGGATTGGTAAATCCTACTTGCTCGAAAATCGTTGCGGAATAATACATGAATGCGTTGAAGCCACTTGTCTGTTGAAAAAACATTAACACACAGCCAATGATTAAGGCTCGTTTACTTTTTCCCTCCCATCTATGTCTTTTTTTACCTAGTTGCTCATTGTAGTACGTAGCACCCAAAGAAGATCTTCCAGTTCTTGTTGATGCAAcgcttcttcttttgttcacAGGGAAAAGCAATGGATCGGTCTCATCATTATGGTATCTTAGTTTATTCAAATCACTAGTCAATTTTCTTAACTTATGCCGTATTTCAGGAACCGTCGCAGCAGGGTACACCTTATGCAGTGCCAATTCTGCCTCCACCAGTCTTGATTTAGATAATAACCATCTGGGAGATTCTGGAATAAAATCTAATGTCAACAGAAATACAATTGCTGGGATGGATCCTAGGGCGAAGAGATATCGCCAGGCTGCAGTTGATTGAGGGTGGTCATTGTCAATCATGAAATATGCAATGACATACGCCGCAAATTGCCCGCCAGTGATACTTATAGAGTTTAACGTAAGCATGGTGCCTCTTATCTTTGCCGGTGAAATTTCCGTTAAATATATTGGAATGCATTGAGCTGCGATGCCAACGGCTATACCAACGACCAGCCTACCGGTGACTAACATCTCGAAAGTGTAAGAAACTGCCATTAGCATCGATGAGGCAGCAAAAATGATGCAACAAACCGTTAACGTGTGTTTCCTACCGCATCTGTCAGCCAAGGGGAATGCTATTATCGATCCTATGAATGAACCAGCACATGTTATAGAAGTGATTATTTCCTTTTGCCAAATTTCCAAACTATGAAAGTTTAAATCCTTTGGATTCATTGCTATTAAAACCCCAGAAATTACACCAGTATCGTAACCGAAAAGCATCCCACCAATTGTCGAACTAACAAACATAATACCCGTCCTCCATGTGAATGGGTATGGTCGttgttcaatatcattTGCAGTGGTGGTGGTCATCTGAGAGAAAGTGGAGTACAAATCCGAATACACATCTTCGACACTGCTATCTCGCTGCGGTGAGGAAGATCGTACAATATCGTCCACCATAATACGGTACCAGGTTAAGAGAATATATGCTGGATTTTGCTGTCCAACGGATTGTAAGAACGCCGCTCTATGAACAGATCGGTGGGATATTACAGCAAGTGTTTAAAGTTTGTAAATCTTTGTTCGAGCCTTGGAGTCAGAAAATGGTTTAAATCCCATTCGGTAATTTAAAGTGTCATTTACTATATTAAGACattaaaatgaaaagagGACAAACAACATCTCCAATGACAGTAACTTCTCGAAACTACTTGTAATATCCATAACGAAACAACCGTTATGTAAAAATATACCTAACTTATATCCTACCAAGAATCTTGCTGCACTTTATGTACCTTGCTCCACAACTATTCTCAACCGAAGGGTACATTGACTATTAGCCTAGAGTCAGCAGGcctaaaaaaaaacaaggTCAAGCTTGCAGCATATTTGAGTGATACGCACTCAAATTACAACCAATAGGAGAACCAATGGGCGTTAATAACAGTATAGACCATCCCCTTAACTTTTCACAAGCCTACTGCTCAAATGCATTGGGCCAATTTCCGATGAACTAAGCCAAGcctttttcctttctgtACGCTTTTGCCGATGCACAAtacaatttcaaaaaaattcaaactttggacaatttcaatttcatcacttTGGAAGGGCATGTAAAAGGGGCAAACTTGAAAGGCAACTGAAGCGGTATATATATCTAATCAGCGTGTCAACGAGTTGTCTGTTAGAGCAAATCTGAACTTAAATTAATCTTTCGAAGGACAAACAAGCGTCTTTGTCGAGGGAAAGAAAGTTAATTTATTATAAGGGCAAAGAGAGAGAGCACTCAAATAAAAAACACGAAGAACGTGAATTTAAACAGATAAAAAGCGTTAAGTTTTGAAGTTTAGAGCGTATACAGCGAATAAGAAAGCAAATAACAATCAATATATTTTCCCCCTAGAGAGTCATGTCGTTCAAAGGTTTTACAAAAGCTGTCGCCAGAGCACCCCAGTCTTTTAGGCAAAAACTGAACATGGGTCAGCAGACTGTTGATCCTGTTTATGAGGATGCTGATCGTCGTTTCAAGGAATTGGAATCGGAAACGAAGAAGTTGAGCGATGAGTCAAAGAGATATTTCAATGCCGTGAACGGTATGCTAGAGCATCAAATTGGATTTTCTAAGGCAATGTCGGAAATTTTCAAGCCAATTAGTGGTAAGATGTCCGATCCCAATGCCGCTGTGCCAGAAGACAATCCAGAAGGTATTGAAGCGAGTGAGCAGTACAGTGCAATTGTTTCTGAGTTGCAAGCTACTTTAAAGCCTGATCTAACTCTGATTGACGAGAAAATTGTTAAACCAGCACAAGAGCTTTTGAACATTATTAATTACATTAGAAAGATGTCCACCAAGAGAAACCATAAAAAGCTAGATTTGGATAGGAGCTTGAACACGTACAACAAATATGAACAAAAACAGAATCCAACGCCAAAGGATGAGgagaaaaaatataaagcCGAGGCTCAAGTCGCCGTAATGCAACAAGAATACGACTACTACAACGATATGTTGAAAACTGAATTACCTAtacttttccaattggaaTCAGAGTTCGTGAAACCATTATTTGTTTCATTCTACTACatgcaattgaatatcttcTACACCTTATACAACAGGTTCCAAGACATGAAGATCCCATACTTTGACCTGGATACTGACATCTTGGAGGCATTCCAAGCTAAAAGAGGCAACATTGAAGAGCAAACAGATGCACTAACCATTACTCATTTCAAGCTGGGATACTCGAAGGCCAAACTAGATTTaaccagaagaagatatgGTGCTACTGACGACTCAAGTCCTGGAAGTCCAATGAGCCCACCCGCATACGGCCAAACATACGGTCAGCCTGAACAGCCACAACAGATGGGCTATGACTCAAAACTACAACAGCcgcaacagcaacaacagtATCCAATCGGAGGTGTTGCAGGTGCCGCTGGTATCGCAGGATACAATTCGGTGCCCACCACTGCGACCCAGGCATCATACACTCCTCCCACTAGTGCAGGAGTGGAGACATGTACCGCTTTATACGATTACACGGCCCAAGCCGAAGGTGATTTGACGTTCCCTGCTGGTGCCATAATCCAAGTCGTGGATCGTTCCGATGCAGCAGGATGGTGGGTCGGTGTCTACAATGGCGTCCAAGGTGTATTCCCTGGGAACTACGTCGAACTATCGAAAcaataatgaaaacaaaagaaaactaaTCTCTTGGTCACTTTCCATTCCCTTTCTGCTGTGTATAGactgaacttgaaaaaaataataaagcaaaagaaaagctCTCCTAGCCTGTAGTTACTATATACTCTAACCTTGTTTAATTCAAGAATGCCCCATAGCTTTTAAAGGATACAGAATGCACATCACTATCGACGGAATTGACGATATTTGGTCACCTGGCAATAGTCAGACATTGCTTCATGGAGACGAAAGGGGTTCGTCAGAACCCCTGTCTACATGCCCCTATATTTCTACACATCACCAGTAGCAGAGCCAGCCACTAAAATCACACTGGTTTCCAAGCACACAGCAGGTaagatggaaaagaatTCCATGAGAAAGTACACTAAGCCTTACTGCAGGAACAGAAAGAGATACGTCTCTATATATACTTAAAACCAGCTATGTATTTCAATGCAACAATTAGCTCCCACCATCACAACTGCTCCCACTGCAGTGCACACAACCAGAGCCTGAAAGCCCCCTCCCTTCAAAATACTTTGGATATCACTATCCCACTTCCTCCTTGCACGTCTCTTTCTAGAAGCCCTCTCGATCctttttcagtttttggctcatttttcattgatgaacttTATTTAGTTTCAAACATAATAAAGATAGCCAATCTTAGGAAACGCGAGAATGAAACGGAAAGTTTTAGGACAAGAAAAGCAGAAGTAAGTATTAAAGATAAGAGAAAGAGCCTGGCAAAACATAGCCGAGACCGTATTTTAGCCAAGTTATTATCTCAGTACTAGTGCTCTTTATCTAGTATTGTAGCTCCAGGGTTCTAATTTTCTGATTTTTATATTTCCTTGGAAtcccattttttttttcttctttattttccaGTACTGGTTCTCTTTCTGATTTTCGAACGTTTTTAAAGGGCCAAATAACAGAAACTGAGGAACTGATatattgagaaagaaggaCTAGTAAAGCACATCACCAAGAGATATAAACTGGCTGCATTATCATATTCAGAGACTAAAGTGTGAGAAGGAACCAAATAGAGACGCATAGAGAGAGTGATAGTAACGTAACTGCGCTGACTGGAGCTTTTATATTTAGGTtaccaaaaaaagaaaaaaaattaataataGCAGTTGCGAACAGAGGAGCAAAGTCGGTTTAAAGTGTAAGGATCCAATATCTTTTACCATTGGTACCGGCATTCAAGTTTACATTGTTCACAGGTGTCAGACgtattttgaatattggAAACGAACCGTAAATTGGCACATCAGGGATTTACTGTTACACGCGTCAAACAGGGCTTCCTATGTCGAGTTTGGGTAATCCTAGTGCGGCAGATGGCTTTAGCCATTCGCAATCACCATCTAAGAATCAGTTAACGAACTGGTGGAGGCAGTTCAGAAATAATCCGAAATCCGTGTCTTCAGAGACGTTAAGCGAAAATAGAAGGAAAGGTAATGGATCTTCTGTTTCGCGAACGAACGGGCATGGCAGCATTCCTGCCTTCAGGGACCCAAGCGATGAAGATTTTAAAGAGTATAGAGACGCATTTTTGAACCAACGACATGGGTTCTCGGGTCAAGTCTTCAACGTTCCTTTGTCCCAATCTTTATCAGTAGCAAGTGCTGAAGTTATAGTGCAAACTGAACTATCAAGTTTTGGTAGGATTCCCATAGTTGTTGCTAAATGTGGTGCATATTTGAAACAGCAAGGTTTGGAAACTTCGGGTATATTCCGTATCGCTGGTAACACCAAgagaatcaaagaattacaGTACATTTTTTCCACTCCACCTAACTACGGGGCTAAATTCAGCAATTGGGACGAGTTCACAGTTCACGATGTTGCTTCGTTACTAAGAAGATTCTTAAACCATTTACAAGAACCGTTGATACCGTTAGCGCTGTATGATTCTTTTAGAAAACCGTTAATTGATAGACCAAGGATAATACAGCACTTAAAGAAAGCATCAAATGATGGATCATCACAACAGAGTGACGAAGCAGATGATCCAGAACCGAGAGAAGTGGAAGATTACGATGTGCAAGAAGGTGCAGAGATTAATTCTGCTGCTAAAGAACTGAAAAGACAGAAAAGACAAAGGtcaaagaaaaggttgGCTAAGGATATTAAAAATGCTATCAAGGATTACGATCAGCTGTTTGAGCTGTTGCCAGACGATCCTCGTCAACTATTTATCTATCTCCTTGATTTACTCAGTTTGTTTGCTCAACAGTCGGACAAGAATCTAATGACAAGTGCCAACTTGGCAGCTATCTTTCAACCCTCTATGATATCTCATCCTGATCATGATATGGATCCCAGGGAATACGAAATTTCCAGGTTAGTGGtggaatttcttttatGTTACTCTTATAAAATTCTTCCACATCtcttgaaattaaagaaaaggaaaccaCAATCCATCACAATAATTTCTGATAAAGAGAAACCGTCTCCTTCGCCGGACTGCGATGAAGATGTAGAACCTAGTAAAGAGAATGTGGATTCTACCATTGTCGTTCCAGTGACTCCAGTAGATACTACTAAATTCAATGAGTCTGACATCGGTGTTCTAACCCCACCTGATCCACATTACCTGGAGGTTCCAAAGACAAGGCCGTattccaaatcattaaGCAGTGCCAATGCACCTTCTGATATGATAGCATCAAGGCGCCATTCCAAAATACCCTTTTTAAACAAGCTATTTGTTAGTGATACAGAAGATGAGTATGATAGTAGTTCAAGACCATCTTCGCCTATGCTGCGCAAGACGGGCAGCACAAATAGTGCAAAAATGTTACAACTGCCTTCAATAGTGGGCATAAGTAAAGATGATTTCCCAACCTCAAAGACAGACAGCGACTTCGAAGATGGCCAAGAGGAACGTCAACCAAGATCCAAAAAACGAGAATCTTGGTTGCAAAGACTAAAAAGTCATTCAAGATCATCTATTCGAGAATAACCTGATATACCGTAATGTTTGTCACAcaatatttcaactttgGCAAATGGGCATATAACTGTTTTCTCATCTATGATAATGGTTgaattcttctttatttttcagttttggTTTTCTGGCAGTTGTAATCATTGTTTGTACTTTCCTCATCATATTTGCCATATGTTACTACGTAATAAAACTCCAAAAAATGTTGTACTATTATAATTACAGTTCTTTAATGTGcgtttatatatatatatatatccaTCACTGTAAAACAGATATCTATAGATATGGAAGACTAGCGATGCTCAATTAATCGAGCAGGATAagatcatcttcatcagattGTGATGCATTCAACTTGGGTGTCTTTGTTGGTGGAGATGGAATactatttgaaagatgcctcttcaaattattcCTTTCATCCTCGGCAGGCTCATCATCTACTATCAGGGTTTCGATGGCTTGAATATGGTCTTCAGTTCTATCTTGGTCTGCATCGACAGCTGTTTGTTCATCCTCTGCATTCTCATAAGGGGAATGATAAGTGTATGTATCTCTTGGTAGATTTGGTAACTGAAGGTCTTCCCCGCTATTTTCTGGTACAAATTCCAAGTAGAACTCAATTGACTGCCTTAATTGAGCACCATCTTCCATTTCCTCGTCTttataaagaagaaaagtaCCAGTTCTGAAGTTGAATCTTGAAAGCTTCCGGCATTctaaatcatcaaaatcaaaatcgTACAATAAGCTGTTAGTATTAGTATCGAGAACGGAGTATTCACCAGTGAACtcatattttgaaatgattTTCTGATTAAGATCGTACAAAGACATGTGCTCAACAATTGCCTTTGGTATTTTCAGTACGGCTCTTTGAATGTTAGAAGATACTGAACAATGAGGATTCTTGGGTGCGAGAGTTGGATTCGATAGATACCTATTTGTGGTGATATTACTTGCCCTTGCCGTAAATGCCATTGGAATTTCTAAAGGATTATTTGATACGTTACTCAACAAGTTTAGAACACGTAAAGaaaccaatgaagaaagaCCGGCGATGATCGCGTTTGTAGTGGCAATGGCAGGAATAATGTTACCAGCCATTTGTTTAATATCAAAGACAGATTTAGGTGCAATGTGGAAGATGTAAGATCTGATATTCGCGGCACAAGCTACAAACAATAAGGTATCGTCATCATCCTTATCGAATTCTATGAATGGTTCCTGCCTTAATCTCAACATCAATGTCTTCGTAACTTCGATAAACTTATCTACATTTTCTTGCAATGTCCATACCTGAGCTAGATCTGTTGGGATATTATCAGATGGTAGTAAAGCACCTAAAGGTGTTGGTTTCACTCTCgttttccaaagattttCAATCTTTAGAAGtttattgatatcatcgacgaacaatttctttaaaatATCTGTGATTTTCGTCTCATCGCCGGACTTGACTAACTGCTGGAGAGCATGTAATTCGTTAGTCTCCTCTTTGATGCGGgcgatttcttctttatcatcaGTACCTAAATCTTGATCATTTACGGTCTCTTCTGAGGATTCTGCAAAAAGTTGGCCAAATAGGAAATTCTTGGCCCAAACCACACAGTGGATTGGCTGTGATGGCGTGGATCTAATGGTACAGACCGGGAACGTAGTTGGTGTCTCCTTAGTGGTGCAATCAAAGCATTCAGTGACACTTGGGAAGATTGGCTGTATGTATCCATCGAATCCCGAAGTCCCAGATTCGATCAAAGGTTTATTAGTGAACTGACACATCTTATTGACGTATCTTCTTGCCGCTAGATTGTCCAATGCATTGTATATAATCGAAAACTGATCAAACCACGAAAGTGGGAACTTTTCTGTATCCATGATATTATTCTGATATGAAACTAGTTTAGAGTTGCTGAACCTTTGAACTGCTTTCATTGCAGTATTACTTTTAGGTTGTTTAATATCTCTCTTCCTAAATAAAAACTGTCTGTTCAAATTCGATAAATCAATAGTGTCCAAATCAACGATATGGATTTCACCTATTTccaacaaaatcaaatccTTCAAAAGCTCACAGCCAATTCCACCTGCGCCAACAAGTAACACCTTCATATCGCGCAGcttttcaaagctttctTTACCTATGCATTTTACCAAATTCGTCTCTCTTGCCATCGTGAATATATGCCAAACAATTGGTTGAGCTCTAAGTCTTTAGCTAAAAACTTTAAATGGTTATCAatggaaaatatcaacaatttgATGTTTCAAATGGTAAGCTGAGTatacttttttccttttaaaGGGTAGTTGTCCAAACAAGTAATGTTGCACTCTTTAAAGGAAGGTTCATAATATTCAATGGATGGCCAGCTACTATTTTTCAACGATACAATGAAAACAGcagagaaaaaaaacacagTCACGTGCAAATAATTTTCACATCACATGACTGAAACCGAGGCCGTGTTCGGAGTTACCCTCCGTGAACCATCATCCTTTTCTCGGTCCCGAAACGATTTCCATGACGAGATGTTTTCCAATTCGCTGCACTACTTCGAGCCTATGTGTGCTCAGTTAATGTTGATGCATATGGGAAATTACATTAAGTATCTGAGAAATATAAATcgaatatatatatatcctAAAATAAAGGATTTCAGAATACCTGTCGATTTCTGCAATTGAACACGGATAAATATAAGCTCGTTTTCTCGAGGTAAGGTTCTGTCTTTCCGACTGTTGAGTGATACAAAAGCAGATAAAAGGGTGTATATATACCAGTGTTATTTTGtggttttcattttttccaattaATCGTTTATCTTCTAGAGTAAGATTAAACAGAGAATCAACGTAACGACGAACTGAAATAACTCAATTCGTATCTTCAAGTCAAAACGAACGTAACCCGTCACTGATTTGACACAATATCAACGAAATTCGTCAGACACATATTTTTGGgatttcattatttctcTCCGTTCTCCTCAACAATCATACTATAAAGACATGTTCAGACAATCAATTGTGAAGCAATCGTGTAGATTTTTGGCTACCAAGAAACAACCAAGTATCGGTAGATACACCGGTAAGCCAAACCCAAAGACTGGTAAGTACACTGTTTCCTTCATTGAAGGTGATGGTGTTGGTCCAGAAATTTCCAAATCCGTTAAGGCGATCTTTTCCGCAGCCAAGGTTCCTATTGAATGGGAAAGTTGTGATGTGAGTCCAATTTTCGTTAACGGATTAACTACTATTCCAGATCCAG
Coding sequences within:
- the UBA2 gene encoding E1 ubiquitin-activating protein UBA2 (similar to uniprot|P52488 Saccharomyces cerevisiae YDR390C UBA2 Nuclear protein that acts as a heterodimer with Aos1p to activate Smt3p (SUMO) before its conjugation to proteins (sumoylation) which may play a role in protein targeting essential for viability) → MARETNLVKCIGKESFEKLRDMKVLLVGAGGIGCELLKDLILLEIGEIHIVDLDTIDLSNLNRQFLFRKRDIKQPKSNTAMKAVQRFSNSKLVSYQNNIMDTEKFPLSWFDQFSIIYNALDNLAARRYVNKMCQFTNKPLIESGTSGFDGYIQPIFPSVTECFDCTTKETPTTFPVCTIRSTPSQPIHCVVWAKNFLFGQLFAESSEETVNDQDLGTDDKEEIARIKEETNELHALQQLVKSGDETKITDILKKLFVDDINKLLKIENLWKTRVKPTPLGALLPSDNIPTDLAQVWTLQENVDKFIEVTKTLMLRLRQEPFIEFDKDDDDTLLFVACAANIRSYIFHIAPKSVFDIKQMAGNIIPAIATTNAIIAGLSSLVSLRVLNLLSNVSNNPLEIPMAFTARASNITTNRYLSNPTLAPKNPHCSVSSNIQRAVLKIPKAIVEHMSLYDLNQKIISKYEFTGEYSVLDTNTNSLLYDFDFDDLECRKLSRFNFRTGTFLLYKDEEMEDGAQLRQSIEFYLEFVPENSGEDLQLPNLPRDTYTYHSPYENAEDEQTAVDADQDRTEDHIQAIETLIVDDEPAEDERNNLKRHLSNSIPSPPTKTPKLNASQSDEDDLILLD